From one Gadus morhua chromosome 8, gadMor3.0, whole genome shotgun sequence genomic stretch:
- the LOC115549413 gene encoding uncharacterized protein LOC115549413 produces MHVHGTHPGLATADYLKEAQRQCLDRSLKRPMQHCSMQQIYMQSDEQFEVFTTVFSPKVGRSRVRLRPADEDKASTVVVTIHNRAQGPEELDLSQGDVIQVLVKEDKTWWFGRLPNGNEGYFPSACVATCGPDGESGEATPTLLRRASVPVVMATPASCNLPGEGNGLGTPKLSRKNSIRRALALDSPSMKGGGVLQGSPSLIHRVLAKSRRKSCPHLPPVSAKPGSINSAYLPE; encoded by the exons atgcacgtGCATGGAACCCATCCAGGATTAGCGACAGCTGACTATTTAAAGGAGGCACAGCGGCAGTGTTTGGACCGCAGTCTCAAGAGACCAATGCAGCACTGCAGCATGCAGCAAATATACATGCAGAGTGATGAGCAGTTTGAGGTCTTTACCACAGTGTTCTCTCCCAAAG TTGGCAGATCAAGGGTGAGACTCCGACCTGCAGATGAAGATAAGGCGAGTACA GTGGTGGTGACCATTCACAATAGGGCCCAAGGTCCAGAAGAACTGGACCTGAGCCAAGGTGATGTCATCCAGGTTTTGGTCAAAGAGGACAAAACGTGGTGGTTTGGACGTCTACCCAACGGAAACGAGGGCTACTTCCCATCAGCCTGTGTCGCCACATGTGGGCCG GACGGGGAATCAGGGGAAGCCACGCCCACCCTCTTAAGGAGAGCCTCTGTGCCTGTTGTTATGGCAACCCCGGCGTCCTGTAACCTTCCCGG TGAGGGCAATGGGCTTGGAACGCCGAAGCTGTCCAGGAAGAACAGCATTCGGCGTGCCCTGGCACTTGACAGCCCTTCCATGAAGGGAGGTGGTGTTCTTCAGGGATCCCCCAGCCTCATCCACCGTGTCCTGGCTAAATCCAGGAGGAAGAGCTGCCCTCACCTCCCACCAGTCTCCGCAAAGCCGGGCTCCATCAACTCAGCTTACCTGCCTGAATAG
- the adhfe1 gene encoding hydroxyacid-oxoacid transhydrogenase, mitochondrial, with translation MAGRDRIAHLLRQLEKAACRCPAHSNTYHQGAGAAACTVRKTDYAFEMASSNIRYGEGVTREIGMDLQNMGARNVCLMTDKNLSVLPPVKAVLESMAQNGVNYKVYDQVRVEPTDTSFKQAIAFAKNDCFDVYVAVGGGSVIDTCKAANLYASHPEADFLDFVNAPIGKGKPVTGVLKPLIAVPTTAGTGSETTGVAIFDFEELKAKTGIASRALKPTLGMVDSLHTLHMPERVAANSGFDVLCHSLESYTALPYNMRKPCPPNPINRPAYQGSNPISDVWSRHALNVVAKYMKRAVRDPEDLEARSSMHLASVFAGIGFGNAGVHLCHGMSYPIAGNVKTYRAKGYNVDHPVVPHGLSVVLTSPAVFNFTAPMCPERHLEAAEILGADISRVKREDAGPLLADTLRQFLYDLQVEDGLSAVGYTKDDVPDLVKGTIPQERVTKLSPREHTEEDLTHLFEASLKLY, from the exons ATGGCAGGACGTGACAGAATAGCCCACCTCCTTCGACAGCTCGAGAAAGCTGC GTGCAGGTGTCCTGCACATTCCAACACATATCACCAAG GTGCTGGAGCTGCGGCGTGCACGGTCAGAAAAACCGACTATGCATTTGAG ATGGCCAGCTCCAACATCAGATATGGAGAAGGGGTCACCCGGGAGATCGGAATG GACCTTCAGAACATGGGGGCTCGTAACGTGTGTCTGATGACGGATAAGAACCTGTCCGTTCTGCCGCCGGTGAAAGCAGTCCTGGAGTCGATGGCACAGAACGGAGTGAACTACAAGGTGTATGACCAGGTCCGAGTGGAGCCCACGGACACCAG CTTTAAGCAAGCCATCGCCTTCGCCAAGAATGACTGCTTCGACGTCTATGTCGCGGTGGGCGGGGGCTCGGTGATAGACACCTGCAAAGCAGCCAATCTGTACGCCAGCCACCCTGAGGCAGACTTTCTGGACTTTGTCAACGCTCCCATCGGGAAAGGGAAGCCTGTTACGGGCGTCCTCAAGCCTCTGATTGCAG TTCCCACAACAGCCGGAACCGGCAGTGAAACCACGGGAGTGGCCATTTTTGATTTTGAAGAACTGAAGGCCAAAACTG GAATAGCCAGCAGGGCCCTCAAGCCAACCCTGGGGATGGTGGACTCGCTCCATACACTGCACATGCCTGAGAGGGTCGCCGCCAACAGTGGCTTTGACGTGCTCTG ccATTCCCTGGAGTCTTACACCGCCCTGCCCTACAACATGCGAAAGCCCTGTCCCCCAAACCCCATCAACCGCCCCGCCTACCAGGGCAGCAACCCTATCAGCGATGTCTGGTCAAGACACGCCCTCAACGTGGTGGCCAAATACATGAAACG GGCTGTTCGAGATCCAGAGGACCTCGAGGCACGTTCCAGCATGCATCTGGCCAGTGTGTTTGCAGGGATCGGATTTGGAAATGCAGGAGTTCATTTGTG CCATGGGATGTCATATCCAATTGCTGGCAATGTCAAGACCTACAGGGCTAAAGGCTACAATGTGGACCACCCAGTAGTG CCCCATGGACTTTCTGTGGTCCTCACATCTCCAGCAGTGTTCAACTTCACTGCCCCCATGTGTCCagagcgccacctagaggctgCTGAGATCCTAG gtgCGGACATCAGCAGGGTGAAGCGGGAGGATGCCGGCCCACTGTTGGCTGACACACTGCGCCAGTTTCTGTACGacctgcaggtggaggacggGCTGAGTGCCGTTGGTTACACCAAGGACGACGTGCCCGACCTGGTCAAGGGAACCATACCTCAG GAGCGGGTCACCAAGTTGTCTCCCAGAGAACACACTGAAGAAGACCTGACTCATCTGTTTGAGGCCTCTCTTAAGCTCTACTGA
- the crha gene encoding corticoliberin-1, with protein sequence MNLMMVCAVALLGACQPAYECRAVESRTGSRLSDRLQHLPLPILLRLGEQYSIQLDNSKQDPSPVRSDLWSHGPSPAATVNRALQLQLTQRKVASSEGQQEEDSAEKEKRSDDPPISLDLTFHLLREVLEMARAEQLAQQANDNRKMMDIFGK encoded by the coding sequence ATGAATCTCATGATGGTTTGTGCCGTGGCTCTTTTGGGAGCTTGCCAGCCCGCTTATGAGTGCAGAGCCGTAGAGAGCCGGACCGGATCCCGCCTGTCGGACAGGCTTCAGCACCTGCCGCTGCCCATCCTCCTCCGGCTCGGTGAGCAGTACTCCATCCAGCTGGACAATTCCAAACAAGACCCCTCTCCGGTCAGGTCGGACCTGTGGTCACACGGCCCGTCCCCAGCCGCAACAGTCAACCGCGCCCTGCAGCTGCAGCTCACCCAGCGAAAGGTCGCTAGCTCCGAAGGGCAGCAGGAGGAAGATTCCGCGGAGAAAGAAAAGCGCTCCGACGATCCACCCATTTCCCTGGACCTGACTTTCCACCTGCTCCGAGAAGTTCTGGAGATGGCTCGGGCGGAACAGCTCGCCCAGCAGGCCAATGATAACCGCAAAATGATGGACATATTTGGCAAATGA
- the trim55a gene encoding tripartite motif-containing protein 55a isoform X2 yields MDSLEKQLVCPICLEMFTKPVVILPCQHNLCRKCANDIFQASNPYMSTRTGSTVSSGGRFRCPSCRHEVVLDRHGVYGLQRNLLVENIIDMYKQGSTSPKEAPPAQPEQPSCEEHPEEKINIYCVTCGTPTCSLCKVFGSHKDCEVAPLHSIFQEQKAELTDCISMLVGNNERIQAVISQLEGTCTTVDENGRRQKSKVCETFDHLYAILEERKGEMSMQITSEQEEKLDYIRSLQRKYTEHLDNMAKVLETGINIMDESEMAIFLQAAKPLLQKIVEGTNISHLDKVERGYENMSHFTAHLERERRALQTIDFLKHGGEDDDEADAAAGRRGRTAGGGSETSQTAGGGSETSQTAGGTAHPPSVAKQPTRPPAQAPPAPVPGPLPPAPRLEAPDTSLLRAPSPKNPGPNPPALPTPLGTPHAMPLPTGSSAQAPSDAGAQNADTEDGPRHVFSFSWLNQK; encoded by the exons ATGGACAGCTTGGAGAAGCAGCTCGTCTGTCCGATATGCCTGGAGATGTTCACAAAGCCGGTGGTGATTTTGCCGTGCCAACACAACTTGTGCCGAAAATGTGCCAACGATATTTTTCAG GCATCCAACCCATACATGTCGACGAGAACCGGTTCTACAGTTTCGTCCGGAGGGCGGTTCCGCTGCCCGTCCTGCAGACACGAAGTGGTTCTGGACCGACATGGAGTCTACGGACTGCAGCGCAACCTTCTGGTGGAGAACATCATCGACATGTACAAACAGGGCTCCACCAG ccCCAAGGAGGCTCCTCCGGCCCAGCCAGAGCAGCCCTCCTGCGAGGAGCACCCAGAGGAGAAGATAAATATCTACTGTGTGACCTGCGgcacccccacctgctccctcTGTAAGGTGTTTGGCAGCCACAAGGACTGTGAGGTGGCTCCTCTACACAGCATCTTCCAGGAACAAAAG gCTGAGCTGACAGACTGTATCTCCATGCTGGTTGGGAACAATGAGAGGATCCAGGCCGTCATCTCTCAACTGGAGGGGACCTGCACAACTGTAGAT GAGAATGGCCGCAGGCAAAAGTCAAAGGTGTGCGAGACCTTTGACCACCTTTACGCCATCTTGGAGGAGCGGAAGGGAGAGATGAGCATGCAGATTACTTCTGAGCAGGAGGAGAAACTGGACTACATCCGCTCCCTCCAGAGGAAGTACACAGAACATCTGGACAACATGGCCAAGGTCCTGGAGACCGGGATCAACATAATGGACGAGTCTGAGATGGCCATCTTCCTGCAG GCTGCTAAACCACTTCTACAGAA GATCGTAGAGGGCACCAACATCTCCCACCTGGACAAGGTGGAGCGCGGCTACGAGAACATGTCTCACTTCACCGCTCACCTGGAAAGAGAGAGGCGGGCCCTGCAGACCATTGACTTCCTCAAAC atggaggagaggatgacGATGAGGCTGATGCAgcggcggggaggagaggacggaCAGCTGGGGGCGGTAGTGAGACCTCCCAGACAGCAGGGGGCGGTAGTGAGACCTCCCAGACAGCAGGGGGCACCGCCCACCCACCCTCAGTCGCTAAGCAGCCAACACGACCGCCAGCGCAAGCACCCCCTGCCCCGGTCCCTGGCCCGCTCCCCCCCGCGCCTCGCCTGGAGGCCCCCGACACCAGCCTCCTCCGGGCCCCCAGCCCCAAGAACCCCGGGCCCAACCCCCCTGCCCTGCCCACGCCACTGGGAACGCCCCATGCCATGCCTCTGCCGACAGGGAGTTCTGCTCAG GCTCCTTCTGACGCTGGCGCTCAGAACGCCGACACGGAGGACGGGCCGCGCCACGTCTTCTCCTTCTCGTGGCTCAATCAGAAATAA
- the trim55a gene encoding tripartite motif-containing protein 55a isoform X1: MDSLEKQLVCPICLEMFTKPVVILPCQHNLCRKCANDIFQASNPYMSTRTGSTVSSGGRFRCPSCRHEVVLDRHGVYGLQRNLLVENIIDMYKQGSTSPKEAPPAQPEQPSCEEHPEEKINIYCVTCGTPTCSLCKVFGSHKDCEVAPLHSIFQEQKAELTDCISMLVGNNERIQAVISQLEGTCTTVDENGRRQKSKVCETFDHLYAILEERKGEMSMQITSEQEEKLDYIRSLQRKYTEHLDNMAKVLETGINIMDESEMAIFLQAAKPLLQKIVEGTNISHLDKVERGYENMSHFTAHLERERRALQTIDFLKLDGGEDDDEADAAAGRRGRTAGGGSETSQTAGGGSETSQTAGGTAHPPSVAKQPTRPPAQAPPAPVPGPLPPAPRLEAPDTSLLRAPSPKNPGPNPPALPTPLGTPHAMPLPTGSSAQAPSDAGAQNADTEDGPRHVFSFSWLNQK; the protein is encoded by the exons ATGGACAGCTTGGAGAAGCAGCTCGTCTGTCCGATATGCCTGGAGATGTTCACAAAGCCGGTGGTGATTTTGCCGTGCCAACACAACTTGTGCCGAAAATGTGCCAACGATATTTTTCAG GCATCCAACCCATACATGTCGACGAGAACCGGTTCTACAGTTTCGTCCGGAGGGCGGTTCCGCTGCCCGTCCTGCAGACACGAAGTGGTTCTGGACCGACATGGAGTCTACGGACTGCAGCGCAACCTTCTGGTGGAGAACATCATCGACATGTACAAACAGGGCTCCACCAG ccCCAAGGAGGCTCCTCCGGCCCAGCCAGAGCAGCCCTCCTGCGAGGAGCACCCAGAGGAGAAGATAAATATCTACTGTGTGACCTGCGgcacccccacctgctccctcTGTAAGGTGTTTGGCAGCCACAAGGACTGTGAGGTGGCTCCTCTACACAGCATCTTCCAGGAACAAAAG gCTGAGCTGACAGACTGTATCTCCATGCTGGTTGGGAACAATGAGAGGATCCAGGCCGTCATCTCTCAACTGGAGGGGACCTGCACAACTGTAGAT GAGAATGGCCGCAGGCAAAAGTCAAAGGTGTGCGAGACCTTTGACCACCTTTACGCCATCTTGGAGGAGCGGAAGGGAGAGATGAGCATGCAGATTACTTCTGAGCAGGAGGAGAAACTGGACTACATCCGCTCCCTCCAGAGGAAGTACACAGAACATCTGGACAACATGGCCAAGGTCCTGGAGACCGGGATCAACATAATGGACGAGTCTGAGATGGCCATCTTCCTGCAG GCTGCTAAACCACTTCTACAGAA GATCGTAGAGGGCACCAACATCTCCCACCTGGACAAGGTGGAGCGCGGCTACGAGAACATGTCTCACTTCACCGCTCACCTGGAAAGAGAGAGGCGGGCCCTGCAGACCATTGACTTCCTCAAAC tagatggaggagaggatgacGATGAGGCTGATGCAgcggcggggaggagaggacggaCAGCTGGGGGCGGTAGTGAGACCTCCCAGACAGCAGGGGGCGGTAGTGAGACCTCCCAGACAGCAGGGGGCACCGCCCACCCACCCTCAGTCGCTAAGCAGCCAACACGACCGCCAGCGCAAGCACCCCCTGCCCCGGTCCCTGGCCCGCTCCCCCCCGCGCCTCGCCTGGAGGCCCCCGACACCAGCCTCCTCCGGGCCCCCAGCCCCAAGAACCCCGGGCCCAACCCCCCTGCCCTGCCCACGCCACTGGGAACGCCCCATGCCATGCCTCTGCCGACAGGGAGTTCTGCTCAG GCTCCTTCTGACGCTGGCGCTCAGAACGCCGACACGGAGGACGGGCCGCGCCACGTCTTCTCCTTCTCGTGGCTCAATCAGAAATAA
- the LOC115549412 gene encoding dnaJ homolog subfamily C member 5 isoform X1 translates to MLDRASPLLITSTDPSVWTHRRTNKHFLARKRSGAAAAAGNGVRMSESRQRTLSTSGESLYFVLGLEKSCSHEEIKKSYRKLALRYHPDKNPDNPEAADKFKELNGAHSVLSDLTKRNIYDSYGSLGLYVAQQFGEENVNTYFMLSTWWAKGLFAVCGVLTGFYCCCCLCCCCNCCCGRLKPTPPGEGAESDAYVSPDDLEEEVGHDNEGGDAPVVQQPSSGASEKTQLIGDGNRRYADTYT, encoded by the exons ATGCTGGACAGAGCTTCTCCATTACTCATTACTTCgactgacccgtctgtctggacCCACCGAAGGACCAACAAACACTTCTTGGCCCGGAAACGTTCAGGAGCAGCGGCAG CAGCAGGTAATGGTGTCAGGATGTCCGAGAGCCGGCAGCGAACACTGTCCACCTCCGGGGAGTCCCTGTACTTCGTCCTTGGTCTGGAGAAGAGCTGTAGCCATGAAGAAATCAAGAAGTCTTACAG GAAGCTAGCCCTGCGGTACCACCCGGACAAGAACCCGGACAACCCAGAGGCGGCAGATAAGTTCAAGGAGCTGAACGGAGCCCACTCAGTGCTGTCGGACCTCACCAAGAGGAACATTTACGACAGCTATGGCTCCCTGGGCCTCTACGTCGCCCAGCAATTTGGGGAGGAGAACGTCAACACCTACTTCATGCTCTCCACCTGGtgggccaag ggtctgtttgctgtgtgtggGGTGCTGACCGGcttctactgctgctgctgtctgtgctgctgctgtaaCTGCTGCTGTGGCAGACTGAAGCCCACGCCGcccggggagggggcggagtcagacgCATACGTCTCCCCAGacgacctggaggaggaggttggccATGACAACG AAGGCGGAGATGCTCCGGTGGTGCAGCAGCCCAGCAGCGGAGCCAGCGAGAAGACTCAGCTGATTGGCGATGGAAACCGCAGGTATGCGGACACCTACACCTGA
- the LOC115549412 gene encoding dnaJ homolog subfamily C member 5 isoform X2, producing MLDRASPLLITSTDPSVWTHRRTNKHFLARKRSGAAAAGNGVRMSESRQRTLSTSGESLYFVLGLEKSCSHEEIKKSYRKLALRYHPDKNPDNPEAADKFKELNGAHSVLSDLTKRNIYDSYGSLGLYVAQQFGEENVNTYFMLSTWWAKGLFAVCGVLTGFYCCCCLCCCCNCCCGRLKPTPPGEGAESDAYVSPDDLEEEVGHDNEGGDAPVVQQPSSGASEKTQLIGDGNRRYADTYT from the exons ATGCTGGACAGAGCTTCTCCATTACTCATTACTTCgactgacccgtctgtctggacCCACCGAAGGACCAACAAACACTTCTTGGCCCGGAAACGTTCAGGAGCAGCGGCAG CAGGTAATGGTGTCAGGATGTCCGAGAGCCGGCAGCGAACACTGTCCACCTCCGGGGAGTCCCTGTACTTCGTCCTTGGTCTGGAGAAGAGCTGTAGCCATGAAGAAATCAAGAAGTCTTACAG GAAGCTAGCCCTGCGGTACCACCCGGACAAGAACCCGGACAACCCAGAGGCGGCAGATAAGTTCAAGGAGCTGAACGGAGCCCACTCAGTGCTGTCGGACCTCACCAAGAGGAACATTTACGACAGCTATGGCTCCCTGGGCCTCTACGTCGCCCAGCAATTTGGGGAGGAGAACGTCAACACCTACTTCATGCTCTCCACCTGGtgggccaag ggtctgtttgctgtgtgtggGGTGCTGACCGGcttctactgctgctgctgtctgtgctgctgctgtaaCTGCTGCTGTGGCAGACTGAAGCCCACGCCGcccggggagggggcggagtcagacgCATACGTCTCCCCAGacgacctggaggaggaggttggccATGACAACG AAGGCGGAGATGCTCCGGTGGTGCAGCAGCCCAGCAGCGGAGCCAGCGAGAAGACTCAGCTGATTGGCGATGGAAACCGCAGGTATGCGGACACCTACACCTGA